In the genome of Spirochaetaceae bacterium, the window CGGGCGAGAGACCACGGTCCACATCGAGCAGGTTCTGGAATTCAACCAGGATCCGAGCTACCTGCGCGATCTGTTGCTGTACAAGCTCACGCTCGAGGCGCAGCGTAGAGTGACCGCGACGGCCGTCTCGAAGCGGGAAATCATCCGGCGACTCGGAACCTCGCCAGCTCAACTCTATCGATTGCTGGATCAGACCAACTACCGCAAGTCCGTTGATCAGGTACTGCGCCTCCTTCACGTCCTGGAGTGCGATGTCGACGTCGTCGTGCGCGACAAGGCGCGCAAGGCATCCGCGGACGCCCGCACGATCCCTGCGCGCGTTCGTTGACGGCGGAATTTGCCGGCTGCTACATTCGCGGGCGATGTTACTGTACCGCACGCAGCGCGGCGTCGTGGCCGCCGCCGAAGACCGATTCGTACTGCTGGCCGAGGGTTGGGACACCGTGGTCGGGCCGCCCGGCCTGCCTGACAGGATCGCCGCGCTGACGGCGCACGGAACGGCGCTCGATGCGTTCGATCCCGCCGATGCCCTGGTGCCGCTGGTGTCGCAGGAGGTGTGGGCAGCCGGGGTCACCTACTACCGCAGCCGCGACGCGCGCATGGCGGAGTCGGAGCAGGCCGGCGGCGACAGCTTCTACGACCGCGTGTACAGCGCGCCGCGCCCGGAGCTGTTCTTCAAGGGCAGCGCGCGCACGGCGGTGGGCAGCGGCGGGCAGATCGCCATCCGTTCCGACGCCGGCTGGAACGTACCGGAACCGGAGCTGGTGCTGCTCGCCGACGCGAGCGGTGCGCTGATCGGCTGCACCATCGGCAATGACGTCAGCTCGCGCGACATCGAGGGCGAGAATCCGCTCTACCTGCCGCAGGCCAAGGTGTACGACGCCAGTTGCGCCCTCGGACCGGCGCTGCTGGTGGGCGCCGACCCGCTGCCGGCGAGCACCGAGATCAGCCTGCAGATCAGCCGCGCCGGGGCGGTGGTGTTCACCGGCAGCACCACCCTCGCCGAGCTCAAGCGCACGCCGGAGGAGCTGCTCGGCTACCTGTACCGCGACAACAGCTTCCCGCACGGCTGCTACTTGATGACCGGCACCGGCATCGTGCCCCCGGACGGCTTCACCCTCGCCTCCGGCGACACGGTGGACATTACCATCCCCGCGATCGGCACCCTCACCAACGAGGTCCGCTGAATGCCAGTGAGTACTACCGGCCAGACACGCGACACCGACACCCCCCCACGCCGCGACCCGCGCGGCCCCAATCGGGAGCCGCCGCTGCGCGTGGCCGGAGGCGACGAGATTCTCGGCTTTGAAGGGCTCAGCGGCCCCGAGACGGGGCTGCGCACGATGGGAACGGCGCCGGAGGGGGCGCTGCCGATCACCGCAGAGATGCTGCGCGAGGAGCCGAGCGGCAACCTGTTCGGGCTTACCCACAACGTGGCGATGGGCTGGCAGCCGGCGGAGACCACCCAGCCGGCGTTCATGATCCTCAGCACGCAGGGCGGCGTGCGCGCGCCGGACGGGTCGCCGATCGCGCTCGGCTTGCACACCGGCCACTGGGAGGTGGGCCTGCTGGTGCAGGCGGCCGCCGACGCCCTGCGCGACTGTGGCTGCATCCCGTTCGCGGCGTTCTGCACCGACCCGTGCGACGGCCGCTCGCAGGGCACGCCCGGCATGTTCGACAGCCTGCCCTACCGCAACGACGCGGCCGTGGTGCTGCGCCGCCTGGCGCGCTCGCTGCCGACGCGCAGCGGCGTGCTGGGGGTGGCCACCTGCGACAAGGGGCTGCCGGCGATGCTGCTGGCGGTGGCCGGCCTGCGCGGCGAGCCGGGCGTGATCGTGCCCGGCGGCGTCACCCTGCCGGCGCCCGACTCCGAGGACACCGGCCTGGTACAGACCATCGGCGCCCGCTTCGCGCACGGGCTGATCAGCCTGGAGCACGCCCAGACCATGGGCTGCCGGGCGTGCGGCAGCCCCGGCGGCGGCTGCCAGTTCCTGGGCACCGCGGCCACCGCGCAGGTGGTGGCGGAGGGGCTCGGCCTGTCTCTGCCGCACGCCGCCCTGGCGCCCTCCGGCGAGCCGTCGTGGCTGGACATGGCGCGCCGCTCCGCGCTGGCGCTGGTGGCCCTGGCCGACGCCGGGCTGCGCACCGGCGACCTGCTCACGCAGCAGGCGCTGGACAACGCCATGGTCGTGTACGCCGCGTTCGGCGGCTCCACCAACCTGCTGCT includes:
- a CDS encoding fumarylacetoacetate hydrolase family protein, whose amino-acid sequence is MLLYRTQRGVVAAAEDRFVLLAEGWDTVVGPPGLPDRIAALTAHGTALDAFDPADALVPLVSQEVWAAGVTYYRSRDARMAESEQAGGDSFYDRVYSAPRPELFFKGSARTAVGSGGQIAIRSDAGWNVPEPELVLLADASGALIGCTIGNDVSSRDIEGENPLYLPQAKVYDASCALGPALLVGADPLPASTEISLQISRAGAVVFTGSTTLAELKRTPEELLGYLYRDNSFPHGCYLMTGTGIVPPDGFTLASGDTVDITIPAIGTLTNEVR